Proteins from one Deinococcus actinosclerus genomic window:
- a CDS encoding glutathionylspermidine synthase family protein, with amino-acid sequence MIRRTVTPRPDWEARLREVGFTWFAPTPEHPVPYWSEDGYYAFTPAQIEHLRAASQDLTNLVLEATGHAIEHGRLSELGIPAFLHSAVRDSWEGDDPTVYMRLDLAYDGRGGVKLLEVNAQTPTSLLEAAVSQWQWLEDQQARGELPAGATQWNTIHEGLTEQWAHLKAARGLTEVAFSSARVDEDAATITYLRELAGAAGLRTSFIFTEELGTSPTEPYLLDSWSLPIRQLMWLWPFEFAWESRDSAFLASTGTRFIEPLWKAATGSKGLLALLHELNPGHPNLLPATLTPGALGADVVRKPLYSREGQNVQLPGQESTPGAYADLPVVEQAYTELPTAHAPDGPRYPVLGVWIAGSEVCGLGIREGRSRVTDNRATFAPHVVLPG; translated from the coding sequence ATGATCCGGCGCACCGTCACCCCGCGCCCGGACTGGGAGGCGCGGCTGCGCGAGGTGGGCTTCACGTGGTTCGCCCCCACACCCGAACATCCGGTGCCGTACTGGAGCGAGGACGGGTACTACGCCTTCACGCCCGCGCAGATCGAGCACCTGCGCGCAGCCAGTCAGGACCTCACGAATCTGGTGCTGGAGGCGACCGGGCACGCCATCGAGCACGGGCGGCTGTCGGAACTCGGCATCCCCGCGTTCCTGCACAGCGCCGTGCGGGACTCCTGGGAGGGGGACGACCCGACGGTGTACATGCGCCTGGACCTCGCCTACGACGGGCGCGGGGGCGTGAAGCTGCTGGAGGTGAACGCGCAGACGCCCACCAGTCTGCTGGAGGCGGCGGTCAGTCAGTGGCAGTGGCTCGAAGATCAGCAGGCGCGTGGTGAGCTGCCGGCCGGAGCGACGCAGTGGAACACCATTCACGAGGGGCTGACCGAGCAGTGGGCGCACCTGAAGGCTGCGCGGGGCCTGACCGAGGTGGCCTTCAGCAGCGCCCGCGTGGACGAGGACGCCGCGACCATCACGTACCTGCGGGAACTCGCCGGGGCGGCGGGACTGCGCACGTCGTTCATCTTCACCGAGGAGTTGGGGACCAGCCCGACGGAACCGTACCTGCTGGACAGCTGGAGTCTGCCCATCCGGCAGCTGATGTGGTTGTGGCCGTTCGAGTTCGCGTGGGAGTCCCGCGACTCGGCGTTCCTGGCGAGCACCGGCACGCGCTTCATCGAGCCGCTGTGGAAGGCCGCCACCGGCAGCAAGGGCCTGCTGGCGCTGCTGCACGAACTGAACCCCGGGCACCCGAACCTGCTGCCCGCGACCCTCACGCCCGGCGCGCTGGGGGCGGACGTGGTGCGCAAGCCGCTGTACTCCCGCGAGGGCCAGAACGTGCAGCTGCCCGGCCAGGAGAGCACGCCCGGCGCGTACGCGGACCTGCCCGTGGTCGAGCAGGCGTACACCGAACTGCCCACCGCGCACGCCCCGGACGGCCCGCGTTACCCGGTGCTGGGCGTGTGGATCGCCGGGAGTGAGGTGTGCGGCCTGGGCATCCGCGAGGGCCGCTCGCGCGTGACCGACAACCGCGCCACGTTCGCCCCGCACGTGGTGCTGCCGGGATGA
- a CDS encoding ion transporter: protein MSAPASFREKLHSFLDPSDGAGPAERAFNALLVTLILLTIAVTIAGTVPEVQREYGRAIRLFDYVCAFVFGLEYLGRLYVTPLRPGADGSVRSYLRYATSPLPLIDLLVLISLMVPATTALASLRGLRLLKLLSLLKLGRYSDSLQLIGRVIRQRAGELLSTVLIVLVLVFIAASLLYQVESSAGTRGFESIPQALWWAVVTLTTTGYGDVYPATPLGKAAAGLIMLFGVGMVALPAGMIASGFAEELSRLRQQETAAACCPHCGKALE, encoded by the coding sequence ATGAGCGCGCCAGCCTCCTTCCGGGAGAAACTGCACTCGTTCCTGGACCCCAGTGACGGCGCGGGCCCTGCCGAACGGGCCTTCAATGCGCTGCTCGTCACGCTGATCCTGCTCACCATCGCCGTGACCATCGCGGGCACGGTGCCCGAGGTGCAGCGCGAGTACGGCCGGGCCATCCGCCTCTTCGACTACGTGTGCGCCTTCGTGTTCGGCCTGGAGTACCTGGGGCGGCTGTACGTCACGCCGCTGCGCCCCGGCGCGGACGGCAGCGTCCGGTCGTACCTGCGCTACGCGACCTCGCCGCTGCCGCTGATCGACCTGCTGGTGCTGATCTCACTCATGGTGCCCGCCACGACCGCCCTGGCCAGTCTACGCGGCCTGCGCCTCCTGAAACTCCTGAGCCTGCTCAAGCTGGGCCGCTACTCGGACTCGCTGCAACTCATCGGGCGGGTCATCCGCCAGCGCGCCGGGGAACTGCTCTCCACCGTGCTGATCGTGCTGGTGCTCGTGTTCATCGCCGCCAGCCTGCTGTATCAGGTGGAGTCCAGCGCGGGCACCAGGGGCTTCGAGAGCATTCCGCAGGCGCTGTGGTGGGCGGTCGTGACCCTGACCACCACCGGGTACGGGGACGTGTACCCCGCCACGCCGCTGGGTAAGGCCGCCGCTGGGCTGATCATGCTGTTCGGGGTGGGCATGGTGGCCCTCCCGGCGGGCATGATCGCCAGCGGCTTCGCCGAGGAACTCTCCCGCCTGCGCCAGCAGGAAACGGCGGCGGCCTGCTGCCCGCACTGCGGCAAGGCGCTGGAGTAA
- a CDS encoding cob(I)yrinic acid a,c-diamide adenosyltransferase, whose translation MKLYTKTGDGGTTGLYGADRVSKANIRVEAYGTVDELNSAIGLARAHGPSPEMDADLEYLQNALFDVGADLATRSGTTYERKLSRMDEQDVTFLEAMIDRYQESAPPFTGFIHPGGTPVAASLHVARTVARRAEREVIRLLHEEDANAHVQVYLNRLSDLLFVMARAANQAAGIGEHAWLVKGRR comes from the coding sequence ATGAAGCTCTACACCAAGACCGGGGACGGCGGCACGACCGGCCTGTACGGCGCGGACCGCGTCAGCAAGGCGAACATCCGCGTGGAAGCGTACGGCACCGTCGACGAACTGAACAGCGCCATCGGCCTGGCCCGCGCGCACGGCCCGAGTCCCGAGATGGACGCCGACCTGGAGTACCTCCAGAACGCGCTCTTCGATGTCGGCGCCGACCTCGCCACCCGCAGCGGCACCACCTACGAGCGCAAGCTCAGCCGCATGGACGAGCAGGACGTGACGTTCCTCGAGGCGATGATCGACCGCTACCAGGAGAGTGCCCCGCCCTTCACGGGCTTCATTCACCCCGGCGGCACCCCGGTCGCGGCGAGCCTGCATGTGGCCCGCACGGTCGCCCGCCGCGCCGAACGCGAGGTCATCCGCCTGCTGCACGAGGAGGACGCCAACGCGCACGTGCAGGTGTACCTGAACCGCCTGTCGGACCTGCTGTTCGTGATGGCCCGCGCCGCGAACCAGGCCGCCGGGATCGGGGAACACGCCTGGCTGGTCAAGGGCCGCCGCTGA
- the malQ gene encoding 4-alpha-glucanotransferase has product MTIPRSSGILLHPTSLPGPFGIGELGASARAFVDWLALAGQTYWQVMPLGPTGYGDSPYQAFSAFAGNPYLIDLNALREHGLLSDTEFNVLPEFNPGKVDFGQQYVWRNQMLERAYARYAFGDAQHLTPDFDAFKAEEADWLDDYALFMALKNAHGGLPWNAWEAGTRDRDPKALASARTRLKEDIERVKFIQFLFFRQWTVLRRYAAEKGIQIIGDIPIFVAMDSSDAWANRDQFYFDDQGQPTVVAGVPPDYFSETGQLWGNPLYNWDVMDKDGYQWWIKRFQGSLKLFDVIRIDHFRGFAASWEIPFPAETAIHGQWVPAKGHEMFEAVRKALGTLPIIAEDLGVITPDVEKLRDDFGFPGMAVLQFAFGGGDFSVNDFLPHNLRENQVVYTGTHDNDTTRGWWRNADELERHNFRVYTSSDPTEETFAWQLTRMAFESRANLAVVPLQDVMNLGTEARMNLPGTTGDHNWTWRYLAADLRPDLAQKVRELTEATGR; this is encoded by the coding sequence ATGACCATCCCACGCTCCAGCGGCATCCTGCTGCACCCCACCAGCCTCCCCGGCCCGTTCGGTATCGGCGAACTGGGCGCCTCCGCCCGCGCCTTCGTCGACTGGCTCGCCCTGGCCGGCCAGACATACTGGCAGGTCATGCCCCTGGGCCCCACCGGCTACGGTGACAGCCCCTATCAGGCCTTCAGCGCCTTCGCGGGCAACCCCTACCTGATCGACCTGAACGCCCTGCGCGAACACGGCCTGCTGAGCGACACCGAATTCAACGTCCTGCCCGAATTCAACCCCGGCAAGGTCGACTTCGGCCAGCAGTACGTGTGGCGCAACCAGATGCTCGAACGCGCCTACGCCCGCTACGCCTTCGGGGACGCCCAGCACCTCACACCCGACTTCGACGCCTTCAAGGCCGAGGAAGCCGACTGGCTGGACGACTACGCGCTGTTCATGGCCCTGAAGAACGCCCACGGCGGCCTCCCCTGGAACGCCTGGGAAGCCGGCACCCGCGACCGGGACCCCAAGGCGCTGGCCAGCGCCCGCACCCGCCTGAAGGAAGACATCGAACGGGTCAAGTTCATCCAGTTCCTGTTCTTCCGCCAGTGGACGGTCCTGCGCCGCTACGCCGCCGAGAAGGGCATCCAGATCATCGGCGACATCCCGATCTTCGTCGCCATGGACAGCAGCGACGCCTGGGCCAACCGCGACCAGTTCTACTTCGACGACCAGGGTCAGCCCACCGTCGTCGCGGGCGTCCCGCCGGACTACTTCAGCGAGACCGGCCAGCTGTGGGGCAACCCCCTGTACAACTGGGACGTCATGGACAAGGACGGCTACCAGTGGTGGATCAAGCGCTTCCAGGGCAGCCTGAAACTGTTCGACGTGATCCGCATCGACCACTTCCGGGGCTTCGCGGCTTCCTGGGAGATCCCGTTCCCCGCCGAGACCGCCATCCACGGCCAGTGGGTGCCCGCCAAGGGCCACGAGATGTTCGAGGCCGTGCGCAAGGCCCTGGGCACCCTGCCGATCATCGCCGAGGACCTGGGCGTCATCACGCCCGACGTGGAGAAACTCCGCGACGACTTCGGCTTCCCCGGCATGGCCGTCCTGCAGTTCGCGTTCGGCGGCGGGGACTTCAGCGTGAACGACTTCCTGCCGCACAACCTGCGCGAGAATCAGGTCGTGTACACCGGCACGCACGACAACGACACCACGCGCGGCTGGTGGCGGAACGCCGACGAACTCGAACGGCACAACTTCCGCGTGTACACCAGCAGCGACCCCACCGAGGAGACGTTCGCGTGGCAGCTGACCCGCATGGCCTTTGAGAGCCGCGCGAACCTCGCCGTCGTGCCCCTCCAGGACGTCATGAACCTCGGGACCGAGGCCCGCATGAACCTGCCCGGCACCACCGGCGACCACAACTGGACATGGCGGTACCTCGCCGCCGACCTGCGCCCCGACCTCGCGCAGAAGGTCCGCGAGTTGACCGAGGCGACCGGCCGGTAA
- a CDS encoding S1C family serine protease, with amino-acid sequence MNKTLSILALTGSLVLGGLVGYDIRERSADAGAAAPSTQTAQTAGAQPAGTTATGAQGQMVQTLAQRYSDGRARTESEANTVQVVKDRRDGLVLITVKEGDNSSAQAQLRQRLQQQLPFDFGLPDGGGQDQGATATGSGFFVTSGGDIITNNHVVEGASEITVHLHGNTKGYKARVVARAPDFDLALIRVEGVPASEIRPLPLGNSDQLDVGLKAIAMGAPFGLDFSVSEGIISSLERQVAVGTKGVNQNVIQTDAAINPGNSGGPLLNSAGQVIGVNTQILTGGIGQSAGVGFAIPVNTVKKLLPELQAGKGGVIQTPSLGVGINDVASLSAAERKQAKLPEQGVLIGRVYQGSPAAAAGLRGSRTLIDESTGQRTTQPGDVITAVDGQPITGAEQLPQQIISRKIGETVTLTVVRDGQSRDVKVTLKAFDLAAAAQREDAQGQ; translated from the coding sequence ATGAACAAGACCCTCTCCATTCTGGCCCTGACGGGCTCCCTGGTTCTCGGCGGTCTGGTCGGCTACGACATCCGCGAACGCAGCGCCGACGCCGGAGCAGCCGCGCCGTCCACCCAGACGGCCCAGACTGCCGGGGCGCAGCCGGCCGGGACCACGGCGACCGGCGCGCAGGGACAGATGGTGCAGACGCTCGCGCAGCGGTACAGTGACGGCCGCGCCCGCACGGAATCCGAGGCGAACACCGTGCAGGTCGTCAAGGACCGCCGCGACGGTCTGGTCCTCATCACGGTGAAGGAGGGCGACAACAGCAGCGCCCAGGCGCAGCTGCGTCAGCGGCTCCAGCAGCAGCTGCCCTTCGATTTCGGGCTGCCGGACGGCGGCGGGCAGGATCAGGGCGCGACGGCCACCGGCAGCGGTTTCTTCGTGACGTCCGGCGGGGACATCATCACGAACAACCACGTGGTCGAGGGAGCCAGCGAGATCACCGTGCACCTGCACGGCAACACCAAGGGGTACAAGGCCCGGGTCGTGGCCCGCGCGCCCGACTTCGACCTGGCGCTCATCCGGGTCGAGGGCGTGCCCGCCAGCGAGATCAGGCCCCTGCCGCTGGGCAACAGCGACCAGCTCGACGTGGGCCTCAAGGCCATCGCCATGGGCGCGCCGTTCGGGCTGGACTTCAGCGTCTCGGAGGGCATCATCAGCAGCCTGGAACGTCAGGTCGCCGTCGGGACGAAGGGCGTGAATCAGAACGTCATCCAGACCGACGCGGCCATCAACCCCGGCAACAGCGGCGGCCCGCTGCTGAACAGCGCCGGGCAGGTCATCGGCGTGAACACCCAGATCCTCACGGGCGGGATCGGGCAGAGCGCCGGGGTGGGCTTCGCGATTCCCGTGAACACCGTCAAGAAGCTCCTGCCGGAGTTGCAGGCCGGGAAGGGCGGCGTGATCCAGACGCCCAGCCTGGGCGTGGGTATCAACGACGTGGCCAGCCTCAGCGCCGCCGAGCGCAAACAGGCGAAACTGCCCGAGCAGGGCGTCCTGATCGGCCGGGTGTACCAGGGCAGCCCCGCCGCCGCCGCCGGACTGAGAGGCAGCCGCACCCTGATCGACGAGTCCACCGGGCAGCGCACCACCCAGCCCGGGGACGTGATCACCGCCGTGGACGGCCAGCCCATCACGGGCGCGGAGCAGCTGCCGCAGCAGATCATCAGCCGCAAGATCGGCGAGACCGTCACCCTCACGGTCGTCCGGGACGGGCAGTCACGGGACGTGAAGGTCACCCTGAAGGCCTTCGACCTGGCGGCGGCGGCGCAGCGGGAGGACGCGCAGGGTCAGTAA
- a CDS encoding S41 family peptidase — translation MTVVGAALAATAAVAYAQLGGYTPVNLSSSAEGKSLIQVLNDLNRYYLHPVDQDKVLRGAITGALGSLGDEFTYYSEPEDNAIDAANLQGEFYGIGVTLVAANADGTGGKIDNVFKTGAASTAGVQIGDVFLKIGDKDVTGAKLNEIVRLVRGEKGTQVTVTFARDGKPYTAKMERQPVQIVSVEQTVLPGNVGYIALNTFYNEKASEQFRAAVADMKKKNVQKLILDLRDNGGGLLNAGVDVADQFLQSGPIVSLRDRAKNTQVFGRATNSASDYTGKLVVLVNKNSASASEVVSGALQDTGRAQIIGEQTFGKGVAQTPITLPDGGKVAIVSNEWLTPKGRQIHKKGVTPDIEVKDTRYTTPVNFSGSGVKPGEKLTLTVEGKPVTVTADKDGKFSYTGEVKRPTRSAQQGEAVVDVQGDAILKKAIEVLGQ, via the coding sequence ATGACTGTCGTGGGGGCCGCGCTGGCCGCGACCGCCGCCGTCGCCTACGCGCAGCTGGGCGGGTACACCCCGGTGAACCTGAGCAGCAGCGCCGAGGGCAAGAGCCTCATACAGGTGCTGAACGACCTCAACCGCTACTACCTGCACCCGGTCGATCAGGACAAGGTGCTGCGCGGCGCCATCACCGGCGCGCTGGGCAGCCTGGGAGACGAATTCACGTACTACAGCGAACCCGAGGACAACGCCATCGACGCCGCGAACCTCCAGGGCGAGTTCTACGGGATCGGCGTGACGCTGGTCGCCGCGAACGCCGACGGCACCGGCGGCAAGATCGACAACGTGTTCAAGACCGGCGCGGCCTCCACCGCCGGCGTGCAGATCGGGGACGTGTTCCTGAAGATCGGCGACAAGGACGTGACCGGCGCCAAACTGAACGAGATCGTGCGGCTCGTGCGCGGCGAGAAGGGCACCCAGGTGACCGTGACCTTCGCCCGCGACGGCAAGCCCTACACCGCGAAGATGGAGCGTCAGCCCGTGCAGATCGTCAGCGTGGAACAGACCGTGCTGCCCGGCAACGTGGGCTACATCGCGCTGAACACCTTCTACAACGAGAAGGCCAGCGAGCAGTTCCGCGCCGCCGTGGCCGACATGAAGAAGAAGAACGTCCAGAAACTGATTCTGGACCTGCGCGACAACGGCGGCGGCCTGCTGAATGCCGGCGTGGACGTGGCCGACCAGTTCCTCCAGAGCGGCCCGATCGTCAGCCTGCGGGACCGCGCCAAGAACACCCAGGTGTTCGGCCGCGCCACCAACAGTGCCAGCGACTACACCGGCAAGCTGGTCGTGCTCGTCAACAAGAACAGCGCCAGCGCCAGCGAGGTCGTCTCCGGCGCGCTGCAGGACACCGGCCGCGCGCAGATCATCGGCGAGCAGACCTTCGGCAAGGGCGTCGCGCAGACCCCCATCACCCTGCCCGACGGCGGCAAGGTCGCCATTGTCAGTAACGAGTGGCTGACCCCCAAGGGCCGCCAGATCCACAAGAAGGGCGTCACGCCCGACATCGAGGTCAAGGACACCCGCTACACCACGCCCGTGAACTTCAGCGGCAGCGGCGTGAAGCCCGGCGAGAAACTCACCCTGACCGTCGAGGGCAAGCCCGTGACCGTCACGGCCGACAAGGACGGCAAGTTCAGCTACACCGGCGAGGTCAAGCGCCCCACCCGCAGCGCCCAGCAGGGCGAGGCCGTCGTGGACGTGCAGGGCGACGCCATCCTGAAGAAGGCCATCGAGGTGCTCGGCCAGTAA
- the ftsE gene encoding cell division ATP-binding protein FtsE gives MIDFKHVTLEYPVTRTLALDDVSLNIGKGEFVYLVGHSGAGKSSFMNLVLKRALPSRGEVRVAGEPLSAYRGRRTSILRRRMGTVFQDNLLLPHLNAFDNVAFALRVTGVPQREWPQRVTAALRTVGLEHKKYALPLHLSLGEQQRVAIARAIVGNPPLLLADEPTGNLDPDNSREVLKVLQNVNLRGTTVIVATHARDLVETFRHRTLTLRKGKLVRDDPYGGYAL, from the coding sequence GTGATCGATTTCAAGCACGTGACCCTGGAGTACCCCGTGACCCGCACCCTCGCCCTGGACGACGTGTCGCTGAACATCGGCAAGGGCGAGTTCGTGTACCTCGTGGGCCATTCCGGTGCAGGCAAGAGCTCCTTCATGAATCTGGTGCTCAAGCGGGCGCTGCCCAGCCGGGGCGAGGTGCGCGTGGCGGGCGAGCCGCTCTCGGCGTACCGGGGCCGGCGCACGTCGATCCTGCGCCGCCGCATGGGCACCGTCTTTCAGGACAACCTGCTGCTGCCGCACCTGAACGCCTTCGACAACGTGGCCTTCGCGCTGCGCGTGACCGGGGTGCCGCAGCGCGAGTGGCCGCAGCGGGTCACGGCGGCGCTGCGCACCGTGGGCCTGGAACACAAGAAATACGCGCTGCCGCTGCACCTCTCGCTGGGCGAGCAGCAGCGCGTGGCGATCGCGCGGGCCATCGTGGGCAACCCGCCGCTGCTGCTGGCGGACGAACCCACCGGGAACCTCGACCCGGACAACAGCCGCGAGGTCCTGAAGGTCCTGCAGAACGTGAACCTGCGCGGCACGACCGTGATCGTCGCCACGCACGCCCGTGACCTCGTGGAGACCTTCCGGCACCGTACCCTCACGCTGCGTAAGGGCAAACTCGTGCGTGACGACCCGTACGGCGGGTACGCGCTGTGA
- a CDS encoding cell division protein FtsX, with protein MRYHLRQALLAMRGNVTATLATLMTMTLTLLMLGFVLLLTLNVNRTIAQLESQVEVAAFLREDAQDEALLAQVRTIPQVREARLVSREAVLTEMTQDSPFARDAAGLVGNPYPDTLRMRVARVEDTRTVAAQVSALPGVEDVEYGAGYVDPTVKTLSAVRLAGYVLVGLLLLGTLFNILNAVRVAMYARRDEISVMRLLGATRGFIRMPHVLEGLLVGAVAAALAVAILTPAYLSLTDRVQQLAPVFPVVRDAGTLAPLLGGVACLGILVGLLGSVFATRRYLQELE; from the coding sequence GTGAGGTACCACCTGAGGCAGGCGCTGCTGGCCATGCGCGGCAACGTCACGGCGACCCTGGCCACGCTGATGACCATGACCCTGACCCTGCTGATGCTGGGGTTCGTGCTCCTGCTGACCCTGAACGTGAACCGCACCATCGCGCAGCTCGAATCGCAGGTGGAGGTCGCGGCGTTCCTGCGCGAGGACGCGCAGGACGAGGCGCTGCTGGCGCAGGTGCGCACCATCCCGCAGGTGCGCGAGGCGCGGCTCGTGAGCCGCGAGGCCGTGCTCACCGAGATGACGCAGGACTCCCCGTTCGCGCGGGACGCGGCCGGACTGGTCGGGAACCCCTACCCGGACACGCTGCGCATGCGCGTGGCCCGCGTGGAGGACACCCGCACGGTGGCGGCGCAGGTCTCGGCCCTGCCGGGCGTGGAGGACGTGGAGTACGGCGCCGGGTACGTAGACCCCACCGTCAAGACCCTCAGCGCGGTGCGGCTGGCCGGGTACGTACTGGTGGGCCTGCTGCTGCTGGGCACCCTGTTCAACATCCTGAACGCCGTGCGGGTCGCCATGTACGCCCGCCGCGACGAGATCAGCGTGATGCGCCTGCTGGGCGCCACGCGCGGCTTCATCCGCATGCCGCATGTCCTGGAGGGCCTGCTGGTGGGCGCCGTGGCCGCCGCGCTGGCCGTGGCGATCCTGACGCCCGCCTACCTGAGCCTCACCGACCGGGTGCAGCAGCTCGCGCCGGTGTTCCCGGTCGTGCGCGACGCGGGCACGCTGGCCCCCCTGCTGGGCGGCGTGGCCTGCCTGGGCATCCTGGTGGGCCTGCTGGGCAGCGTGTTCGCCACGCGCCGTTACCTCCAGGAGCTGGAATGA
- a CDS encoding murein hydrolase activator EnvC family protein, protein MTLRPARAALLVLVLGAGAAQESGGTPDTGARLQQLQRQLQEQRQLSAQKAQELQTLRARIQNLTAQQRQTLAQLDALAQRTATLENELATVTARVALAERQLADTGEQLKVTRARVTRLQGDVREVMQLMYRQRSGQYLELLSQARSLSDLLIRLRYANMAGAYQTEVLAGLRGQVAALREQEGAQRAQAAQLKALQAQRGSKLRALQAQRTQQNTLLAQLRASEQGQRTLATRKAAEQALAAQQVDQLVGQVVAERARLEAERQRRLEEERRRREEEARRIREAQERARQEALRLARLREAQAAAAARQAQQARAAQLRQAQQARAAQLQRDQQARAAQLEREQQALRDRQVQVQAAQVQVEQQLAPLPAVTGPVGFPLPGGRVAAPFGANGTPWVVLTGADRAVAAAEGNVLAVSYYASLGWVVLIDHGSSVSAYLGLRDPLVSVGSRVGRGTPVGAVGGSSIIGPGNMAFQLRQGGQPVAPGF, encoded by the coding sequence ATGACCCTCCGCCCGGCCCGCGCGGCGCTGCTGGTCCTGGTGCTGGGCGCAGGCGCCGCGCAGGAGAGCGGGGGCACGCCGGACACGGGCGCCCGCCTGCAACAGCTGCAGCGGCAGTTGCAGGAGCAGCGGCAGCTGAGCGCCCAGAAGGCGCAGGAACTCCAGACGCTGCGCGCGCGCATCCAGAACCTCACGGCGCAGCAGCGGCAGACGCTGGCGCAGCTTGACGCACTGGCGCAGCGCACCGCCACGCTGGAGAACGAACTGGCGACCGTCACCGCCCGCGTGGCGCTGGCCGAGCGGCAGCTGGCCGACACCGGCGAGCAGCTCAAGGTCACGCGCGCCCGGGTGACCCGCCTGCAGGGCGACGTGCGCGAGGTCATGCAGCTGATGTACCGGCAGCGCAGCGGCCAGTACCTGGAGCTGCTCTCGCAGGCGCGCAGCCTCTCGGACCTGCTCATCCGCCTGCGGTACGCGAACATGGCGGGCGCGTACCAGACCGAGGTGCTCGCCGGCCTGCGCGGACAGGTCGCGGCATTGCGCGAGCAGGAGGGCGCGCAGCGGGCGCAGGCCGCGCAGCTCAAGGCCCTGCAGGCCCAGCGGGGCAGCAAGCTCAGGGCGCTACAGGCGCAGCGCACGCAGCAGAACACGCTGCTGGCGCAGCTGCGGGCCAGCGAGCAGGGGCAGCGCACCCTCGCCACCCGCAAGGCGGCCGAGCAGGCCCTGGCCGCGCAGCAGGTCGATCAGCTCGTCGGGCAGGTCGTCGCGGAGCGCGCCCGCCTGGAAGCCGAGCGGCAGCGCCGCCTGGAAGAGGAGCGCCGCCGCCGCGAGGAGGAGGCCCGGCGTATCCGCGAGGCGCAGGAGCGGGCCCGGCAGGAGGCGCTGCGGCTGGCGCGCCTGCGGGAAGCCCAGGCCGCCGCTGCCGCCCGGCAGGCGCAGCAGGCCCGCGCCGCCCAGCTCCGGCAGGCGCAGCAGGCGCGGGCCGCGCAGCTCCAGCGCGATCAGCAGGCCCGCGCCGCGCAGCTGGAGCGTGAGCAGCAGGCCCTGCGCGACCGGCAGGTGCAGGTGCAGGCCGCGCAGGTGCAGGTCGAGCAGCAGCTCGCGCCCCTGCCGGCCGTGACCGGCCCGGTGGGATTCCCGCTGCCCGGCGGGCGCGTGGCGGCGCCGTTCGGGGCCAACGGTACGCCCTGGGTGGTCCTGACCGGCGCCGACCGGGCCGTCGCCGCCGCCGAGGGCAATGTCCTGGCCGTGTCGTACTACGCCTCACTGGGCTGGGTCGTCCTGATCGACCACGGCAGCAGCGTCAGCGCGTACCTGGGCCTGCGTGATCCCCTCGTCAGTGTCGGGAGCCGCGTCGGGCGGGGCACGCCGGTCGGGGCGGTGGGCGGCAGCTCGATCATCGGGCCCGGCAACATGGCCTTCCAGCTGCGCCAGGGCGGGCAGCCGGTCGCGCCGGGCTTCTGA
- the rpsP gene encoding 30S ribosomal protein S16 produces MVKIRLSRFGSTHNPHYRIVVADARRPRDGGYIENLGHYDPRKTTENYLKVNVERAQYWLANGAQPTQTARRLLKSQGVKVS; encoded by the coding sequence ATGGTCAAGATTCGCCTGTCCCGCTTCGGTTCCACCCACAACCCCCACTACCGCATCGTCGTTGCCGACGCGCGCCGTCCCCGTGACGGTGGGTACATCGAGAACCTGGGCCACTACGACCCCCGCAAGACCACCGAGAACTACCTCAAGGTGAACGTGGAGCGCGCCCAGTACTGGCTCGCCAACGGCGCCCAGCCCACCCAGACCGCCCGCCGCCTGCTCAAGAGCCAGGGCGTCAAGGTTTCCTGA
- a CDS encoding divergent PAP2 family protein, which translates to MNTFADLLSNRWLWVAVLSSTSAQLLKVFLILLIERRWRPGAFMETGGMPSSHSAMVAALTTGVGITEGLGSPLFAASAVFALIVMYDATGVRHSSGQQARLLNDLVEELRAVVREGFAPLPLRVLLGHTYLEVLVGTLLGVAAGFIAFSR; encoded by the coding sequence GTGAACACGTTCGCTGACCTGCTGAGCAACCGCTGGCTGTGGGTGGCCGTGCTGAGCAGCACCTCCGCGCAGCTGCTGAAGGTGTTCCTGATCCTGCTGATCGAACGCCGCTGGCGGCCCGGGGCGTTCATGGAAACGGGCGGCATGCCCAGCAGCCACTCCGCGATGGTCGCCGCGCTGACCACCGGGGTCGGCATCACCGAGGGGCTGGGGAGCCCGCTGTTCGCGGCGAGCGCCGTGTTCGCCCTGATCGTCATGTACGACGCGACCGGCGTGCGCCACAGCAGCGGCCAGCAGGCCCGGCTGCTGAACGACCTCGTCGAGGAACTCCGCGCGGTCGTCCGCGAGGGCTTCGCGCCCCTGCCCCTGCGCGTGCTGCTGGGCCACACCTACCTGGAGGTGCTCGTCGGGACCCTGCTGGGCGTCGCCGCCGGGTTCATCGCCTTCAGCCGCTGA